The genomic region ttgtagaaaaaaagcagatcacagacatgacacaaaactaaagtcatttcaaatggcaactttctggctttaagaaacactataagaaatcaagaaaaaagattgtggcagtcagtaacggttacttttttagaccaagcagaggaaaaaaatatggaatcactcaattctgaggaacaaattatggaatcaccctgtaaattttcatcccccaaattaacacctgcatcaaatcagatctgctcattgacattgaccctatgccatgacattgaccctatgtgtctttttgcaaggaatgtttttgcagtttttgctctatggcaagatgcattatcatcttgaaaaatgatttcatcatccccaaacatcctttcaattgtccaaaatatcaacataaacttgtgcatttattgatgatgtaatgacaaccatctccccagtgcctttacctgacatgcagccccatatcatcaatgactgtggaaatttatatgttctcttcaggcagtcatctttataaatctcattggaaaggcaccaaacaaaagttccagcatcatcaccttgcccaatgcagattcgagattcatcactgaatatgactttcatccagtcatccacagtccacaattgcttttccttagcccattgtaaccttgtttttttctgtttaggtgttaatgatgcctttcgtttagcttttctgtatgtaaatcccattttctttaggcggtttcatacagttcggtcacagacgttgactccagtttcctcccattcattcctcctgttttgttgtacatttttcgatttttgagacatattgctttaagttttctgtcttgacactttgtcttccttggtctaccagtatgtttgcctttaacaaccttcccatgttgtttgtatttggtccagagtttagacacagctgactgtgaacaaccaacatcttttgcaacattgcatgatgatttactctcttttaagagtttgataatcctctcctttgtttcaattgacatctctccacttggtgcaacagctctccaaggcgtgttcactcctttttagatgcagactaacgagcagatctgatttgatgcaggtgttagttttggggatgaaaatttacagggtgattccataattttttcctcagaattgagtgattccatatttttttcctctgcttggtctaaaaaaaattaaccgttactgactgccacaatctttttttcttgatttcttatagtgtttcttaaagccagaaagttgccatttgaaatgactttagttttatgtcatgtctgtgatctgctttttttctacaaaattaaacaactgaatgaacatcctccgaggccggtgattccataatttttgccaggggttgtacacctcATGAGCGAGAACACTGGTGACAGTGACGGGGAAAAGTGCCTctgtgtttaaaataaataaataatttatatgaaccctcaagcagatcagatcggttggagtgaccatctgctgtGGTCATACTAACAAAATGGAAGTGCTTCTCACGGTCTAAGTCTAATTACAGGTCACACATGCAGGTGTTTGATTGTTAAAATAACCATGTGTGTCATGTCCCCGTGCAGTTACACTCCTGTGTTAGTTTTGGTGTGAGGACGTGTTTTTGACTCCACCTACTTTTGGTGGCAAGATCATGTTTTGCCTGTAAAGTTAAGAATTTTAAGACATTTCTACTGTGTTTGTCTTCAGTGACAAATACCCCACAGGTCCGAGTCAAGAGGGCATCATCTTATCCCATAGGTTGGTTTGGGATCAGTGGTCGCTGTGTCCGTTATGTCCCTCGGGCCATGACCTGGGCTCGAGCAGAGGTAATCAGGACGATGTTATATTTTCTGTTCATGTTGTCCTTGTGTTTCTGTTTGCTCAAAATCACTGTTTTGTCTCCTGCAGTGAAACTGTTTGCACATGGGTGGACATCTCGCATCAGTTAACAGTGATGACGAGTATCATGACATTCAGAACATGATCAAAAAGATCACGTATCAGAACAGTGAGGCGTGGCTCGGAGGATCAGACGCTCAGGAAGTGTGTAAAATCCACGTCCACACAGTTACTGACTCTGTGTTCTAATTATTTGCAGTCATAAGTTCTTCTGTTTGATAGGAGGGGCTCTGGTTTTGGAGTGATGGAAAGTCTTTCGGGTATAACAGCTGGTGTCCAGGAGAGCCGAATAATCACGGCAATCAACACTGTTTAGCAATTAATCATTCAGGTAAATAAATGTCAATATTCTGAGAGTAAATGCAGATAAATCTGCTGGTTTTGCTTTGTGTACTAATGACTGACTCCTATTTTTCCTAATTACAGGCCAAAAATGCTGGGATGATCGTCACTGCCGAGAAaagcatccatctgtctgtgctaaaACCTACAAACGATTTAGGGGTCTGATCTGAGTTGTGAAGCTTCATGTGTTTGTGTTGTATGTCGGGTGGAGGCTCCATATGTCATGACACATCTTTATTTCTTTGCTGTATCTGTAACGCTGCTTCAGGGAGGAAAAGACACGTTAGCCTGAGCTGGATGATGTCGCCACAGTAActgtgaaaagttactttattcgtTACTTTGTAcacttacttcattagcagctgcggacaacttgttggcagctgttgaatgtaactaataaaccaTTAATCTAACtctaaaagtaactattagtcactttgctgatgagttactattctgagtactcaatcttaagagtaactgtTAGACAAGTTGTCGgctgctgctaataaagtaactttataaagtaactaataacgtAACTTTTcagagtaactgtggcaacactggatatgGGCACATGGAATGGTTATGAAAAGATGCTTTTACTGCAAACTTTATGCTGAAATGTGAAATTCATAGCACAAATTAAAAAAGCTTTAagcattgaaaaaaatggtctGTGTTCAATGTACTGAGATCCAAATATGACTGTAcaacattcattaaaaaaaaaaaaatttgtttagcaccaaatcacaacaatcctgccacaaggtgcttcacatgagcagATAAACATTAGAACAAATATAATTAAGAGGTTTAAAGTAATCtattgccatttttttatttgctcagaaaccatacaattttatttatCACACAAAACTCCTtatcaaaaaagaaaagatttcACAGTAGCacatgtggctgaaagggtgtaggcagaagcaaaagcttatgcaCCCATCCCTTTTaccataaatatacacacacatacctaATACATACAGCAAATACAAAAAGGAACAAAGCAGAGATCTTTGAGATTAATCAATGAACAGAATTTTctcatcacaacaaaataaataataatgcacAATCCAAaggaaataataccaaatcaataAATTTAATTGCCCAAACTATCACAAgagattatattatttttataaagtctttaaaGCTGACTAGAGTAGGGCGTAATTTAATATGTTTAAGACAGATGTTCCAAATgtttacaccttttacagaaacagtGACTTCTTAAAGTAGTTTGAGcatttaatttatcaaataataatgttcctctcaaattataactggagtccttcattttaaacagattttggagatgaaaattcagtaaggtataccttctattatacattccaaatctaaggtggaactctattaGTATACATTAAGGTActcctaaatatatatatatatatatatataaaaaaagaggaagaaagaagaagagacagagccacttaggtgcctggtcttgagaaccaggaatggtaggtttaaaagctttttttatcccatgggaactctccctacccacctaagcggctcaagaatatggacagcatgtatataagtgacatttacacaaacagggcAGTAAACACATATTCAAGAAATATAataactacataatattataggagttagttcCTGTAACCTGTTTTCCTAAAGAAAAAGATTGAAATGTACATAaccctagtctgtagacttgttatAAAACAAacttatagctagtaggctaagatataaatctggttatgttattatagaaacaaaaGCTATGATATATGTATTAGCttcctatctaaagttcaccctgctagctaagTTATGAATAGTTACTACAGAAAGACAAATTCtgtactctacatgctttctaatggaaactcCAAACTTAAACACTATTTATTggtatctattaaagaaccgttTAAACTGAAGAACTATTAAAAATTTACATCATGTAAAAGAGTATAAATCCCGAAAGTTGGCTAACTATAGCCAGAAGAGCTACCATAAATTAGCCTTTAACTAGCTTAGCACACCTTGCTAACAAAAAAAGCTAATTAAAGCCGATAACTAGAGTATAAAGCACAATAGTGTTGCTTTACCCTACAATAATGATCGTACCAACCAATACAtataacaaatgtaaacaaaagtgtctATTAATGTTAGCTTAACAAACAGAACCGGCTATGTTGTTAGCTATGACGAGCGGTGCTACAGCCAGCTTGACAAGCTAACATTAGCAGTTAGCTAATCGTACCCCACTTCTtcctataaataaaaaaaacaatttgtataTATGGTGAGGtagaagtttgtttttgtttgttttttttttaactttatacgtGGTTACTATTGTACTATAATCAACTAAGTGCTTGAATTTCAGAATATTCAAACAAATAAATCGTGGGTTTGTCGGCTTATGGTAAGGTTTAATATTGatcattcttatggctttcttttgcaataaaaatattaaattagtgtttgttttatatgtgtttccccaaatctCAATACAATATGTCACATATGGAGCTATTAATGAATAATATAAAGAGATTAGTAAATATCGAGGgaggaaatcttgtgctttatacaggcttgcaatggcttttgacattttggatttaatatAATTTGTGTGCTTTCCATCTTAATTATCATCAATGATAACTCCATGAAATTTTGCTTCAGTTACAATTTCAGTTTGAAATTGAAAGGAAGCCCGGGCCTGCTGGTGTGTGGCTGTAGCTGATGCCTGCCCCGGGCAAACCATGTTGTCCGGACAAAAGTGTCCGGACACAACCACTTTGTGTtgtaaaattacatattttatccAAATAAAAAAGggtcatgtttttcttgtttgtatAATGTTGCAGTCTAACATGTGACAGGTTTCCTTTCAGCTGAGGGCTTTTATTTAACAAGAAAGACAAATTTAACTGACATATGTCAAGTGATTATTTCTTGAATTTTTAagaattttccatggtgaaaTGTTTTTCCTGTAAACAATTGCTTGTTCTTGGGATGTATTTGGGGACCTTTATTCATCTACTATTCAGTGAGAAACAAACCTAAGAAAGTGTTTCAGTATATgaagtttattttttaattttccttGTGAGTGAAACCACATATCAAATGGAGGGGGGCTTCATGACCGAGTCCACCTGAAAAGGCCAAGAACaagctgttttctctctctcatgcTTTTACGCTTAGTACTTCCTCTCTTACtttactgtttgttttactttgtgGTTTAACAGGCCCCAGGCAGCCAAACCTAAATTTACCTCAACGCTACCATGTGGCTCTTTGTTCATTCTTTTGTTTCATTGCGTCActaactcatcttcaactgcttagtccaattaaggtttgaggggggctggagcttatcccagcagtcatggagcatGAGGCGTGgtgcatcctggacaggacgccagcctgtcACAAGGCAATTACATATATGTATTTGTGATAAATTTATATAATACGTTATCTCCCCGGTCATATATAAATTACACAAAGTACACAAAAAATATGGCTTCAAGATCTAAATGCTATATTTTGAAGTTCCATGTTTATGGGAGGGGTTAAAGGACATTCACCTTAGACACCAGTTTGGACTAAAGTTGTATTAACAGCACCACCTGGCGGTGGCTGAGGTGAAATTAAACTTTCCTGTCAAATTCATTTACTGGTGTGCTTTTGTGACATTAGGGTGTATGATGTGAGCAAtattaatgtatgtatgtatgtatatgtgtgtgtgtgtgtgtgtgtgtgtgtgtgtgtgtgtgtgtgtgtgtgggcgggggggtggggggtgtcatcTGCAATATCCAACTCTGGATCAACAAACTGATGATTATAACCTAAAGAATTAAAACTTGATAACTTCAAACTTGAAATAATCAAAACCTCAGTTAATATTAATAGTGATTACTGAAGAACAGTGCGATTAATAAACTGCTCAGATATGAAAATAAGTCACTCGCCCAGCAGGTGTTGATTTGGATAAACCTCAATTTAAAGTTAATTTGCATCTTGTAAAACAGaaggttttttttatgttgagtcAGAGTGAAAGATTGTTAATGGAAAACATGTTCGTTCAAACAAACTACTCAACTGCATGTACTGATAGAAATAATAAATATCAAATGCTAACATCAGCCTTGAGTCCATTTGTGGAATAATCTGTGATTTTAAAATATAGAAGTACTGAGTTTGCGTCAAACTGGATTACGATTTTTAATTTGAAGGAGTTCATCTTAAATAGGAACTGAATTTAGAAGTTATACCAGCTTGAAAAGTGATGTTCAAAATGATATTTTTATTAttcaatttgtttgtttgtttgttttattaaccAGAGATCATATTAAAGAAATTTGCTTTTACTTAGATTTTTGAAAGTATTATCTGTAATCTATTTATTTAAGTTTGAATTTTGGGGTTTGGATTTGTTGAAAATATGTAAAAGCCGGAtaaccttcctgacgcaactccacattacatggagaaaaatgGCAAGGATggggcttgaaccaggaaccttatgcactaaaaccaagcacactaactacttggccaccacccctgcaccagCAGAGCCCTGTACCATTATTTAGTTATCTaaaaacaagcagcagtggctCAGTGGCCAGACTGAGTAAAGTTTTCATTCCAGAATCAAAGGCCCAAAGATCAGACTCAATAAAATATGTTCAAGTatttgtatattaaaaaaaaaaaaagaaattagaaaCAACTGttctttaaaatatgttttgCAGTTTTCTCTCCAGAAAATCTTTTATAAGTTTGCCTTTTTCTTTAACAAGCCCACACAATTACTATCAATTGTCTATTTTCAGGTGTAAGTATGATTATTGGCAGTATGTCAGAATTGTACCGGAGCCAAGAAAGACCACACCTCTTACAAATTAGGTTGACAAGCAAATGCAGAAAATGGTTATAAATTCTAAAACACCTGTATCAATTCTACAACAAGTACAATAAATTTAGAAAGACTTACAATTTGTAGTTAAATTATAACCAATTTAAACATAATGAGTAGTTAGAGCAGTAGCAGAACATGTTGTCTGGACAGTTCTTTGAAAATTTTTTTGCATGGTTTCTGAACAAATCTCATTacgttctatatatatatatatatatatatatatatatatatatatatatatatatatataatgtttgtctgcttgtgtgaagtgccttgaggcagaatTGTTGTGATTTTGGTGCTAAACAAATAAAGTGAATGTTGTACAGCCATGTTTAATGATATTTGATCTCCCATGATAGACTATCGACAGTCAATTTCCTGTCTGCCTACA from Thalassophryne amazonica chromosome 23, fThaAma1.1, whole genome shotgun sequence harbors:
- the LOC117505434 gene encoding LOW QUALITY PROTEIN: type-2 ice-structuring protein-like (The sequence of the model RefSeq protein was modified relative to this genomic sequence to represent the inferred CDS: substituted 1 base at 1 genomic stop codon), whose translation is MRELEQRQNINKQARDLKMTNTPQVRVKRASSYPIGWFGISGRCVRYVPRAMTWARAEXNCLHMGGHLASVNSDDEYHDIQNMIKKITYQNSEAWLGGSDAQEEGLWFWSDGKSFGYNSWCPGEPNNHGNQHCLAINHSGQKCWDDRHCREKHPSVCAKTYKRFRGLI